Proteins encoded in a region of the bacterium genome:
- a CDS encoding glycosyltransferase family 9 protein yields the protein MTIKIKRFLKILRLEVELFVILITGLIYIFIDKIKPHPIIPADNILFIQIYGIGNFVLCSTMQSAIREHFQNKKIIAVVHPQIKELATKCPYLDEVIVYEDRSLSGKIKLINQLRQTNFALAIDLSGTYWTAWLCRLSRAPKRVGFNAVGVQRLWFNRDGSGRLYTKGIPFNHNIYMKEFYDNFLSELNIPLKDKDLKIFPSQEDDKFATQLLKEFKDDTTISFITIHIGARQKERLWSVEKFAGLISELLKKRTKIILTGASNDIERGNRILSLVNSRSKDIISIIGKTTLYQLTSIIAKSDLFIGHDSGPMHLACAVKTPLIALFGPGVVELWRPYLKESIVIQSNVQCRGCNKIGHFYNCKENVCMSQISVEQVLNAVETIMKKG from the coding sequence AAGTAGAACTTTTTGTTATTTTGATAACTGGACTTATATATATTTTTATAGATAAGATAAAACCTCACCCTATAATTCCTGCAGATAATATCTTATTCATTCAAATCTATGGAATAGGCAATTTCGTATTATGTTCTACGATGCAATCTGCGATAAGAGAACATTTCCAGAATAAAAAAATTATTGCCGTGGTTCATCCGCAAATAAAAGAATTAGCAACTAAATGCCCTTACCTTGATGAGGTTATCGTTTATGAGGATAGAAGTTTATCAGGCAAGATTAAACTTATTAACCAATTACGCCAGACTAATTTTGCTTTAGCCATTGATTTATCAGGCACATATTGGACTGCCTGGCTTTGCCGTTTGAGTCGAGCACCAAAAAGGGTTGGATTTAATGCGGTTGGTGTCCAGCGGTTATGGTTTAATCGGGATGGTTCGGGCAGACTTTATACAAAAGGCATTCCGTTTAATCATAATATTTATATGAAGGAGTTTTACGATAACTTTTTATCCGAACTAAATATACCTTTAAAAGATAAAGACCTGAAGATTTTCCCTTCTCAAGAAGACGATAAATTTGCCACACAACTGTTAAAAGAATTTAAAGACGATACTACCATTTCCTTTATTACTATTCATATTGGTGCAAGACAAAAAGAAAGATTGTGGTCAGTGGAAAAATTTGCCGGGTTAATTAGTGAACTTTTAAAAAAAAGGACTAAAATCATTCTGACAGGTGCCTCTAATGATATTGAAAGAGGTAATAGAATATTATCTTTAGTTAATTCCAGGTCTAAAGATATTATCTCAATAATAGGAAAGACGACACTTTATCAACTAACCTCAATCATTGCCAAAAGCGATTTATTTATTGGACATGATAGTGGGCCAATGCATCTTGCTTGTGCCGTGAAAACTCCACTAATTGCTTTATTCGGTCCAGGAGTAGTAGAATTATGGCGGCCATATCTAAAAGAATCAATTGTCATTCAAAGTAATGTCCAATGTCGAGGATGCAATAAAATTGGGCATTTCTATAACTGCAAAGAAAATGTTTGTATGTCACAAATCAGCGTTGAGCAGGTACTAA